In a single window of the Nicotiana tomentosiformis chromosome 8, ASM39032v3, whole genome shotgun sequence genome:
- the LOC138897440 gene encoding uncharacterized protein — MAQYKACILGINIAVDMNIKELLVIEDSDLLIHHVQGEWSTKNVKILPYMHCVKELCKKFTKIEFKHVPRIQNEFADALSTLSSMIQHPDKNYIDPIDVEIRDQHAYCFHVDEEPDGNPWYHDIKRLLEKREYLDSATKSQK; from the coding sequence ATGGCCCAGTACAAAGCATGCATCCTCGGGATCAACATAGCAGTTGATATGAACATCAAAGAGCTTTTGGTCATAGAGGATTCTGATCTATTGATACATCACGTTCAAGGGGAATGGTctaccaagaatgtcaagatccTCCCATACATGCACTGTGTAAAAGAGttatgcaagaagttcacaaagatcgagttcaaacatgttcccaGGATCCAGAACGAGTTTGCTGATGCTCTTTCAACCCTATCATCCATGATTCAGCATCCAGATAAGAATTACATCGACCCTATCGATGTAGAAATCAGAGATCAGCATGCGTACTGTTTCCATGTAGATGAAGAGCCAGATGGTAATCCGTGGTACCATGACATCAAAAGGCTCCTTGAAAAAAGAGAGTATCTAGATAGTGCTACTAAAAGTCAAAAGTGA